In a single window of the Papaver somniferum cultivar HN1 chromosome 8, ASM357369v1, whole genome shotgun sequence genome:
- the LOC113306962 gene encoding LOB domain-containing protein 19-like isoform X2, with translation MMMSSGSSSSSSSSSNGGNGPCGACKFLRRKCVKGCIFAPYFDSEQGSTHFAAVHKIFGASNVSKLLLRLPAHKRVDAVVTICYEALSRIRDPVYGCVGHIFALQQQAELAFVQAHLSTLELTSHQQHSLVSSPTPSSALTTVHASSDMLSSETSNMSTLFTSYQSQHQQLDGIPTMLDTRRYCSPPTIAAQNQQQQNNVEGDGDLQTLAREFLSIYFPESAKLQTSNDSNSW, from the exons atgatgaTGAGTAGTGGAAGCagtagtagtagcagcagcagcagcaatggaggtaatgggccatgtggtgcatgcaaatttTTAAGAAGGAAATGCGTAAAGGGGTGTATTTTTGCACCatattttgattccgaacaaggTTCAACACATTTTGCTGCAGTTCATAAGATATTTGGTGCAAGTAATGTTTCAAAGCTTTTGTTACGTTTGCCTGCTCATAAACGTGTTGATGCTGTTGTTACTATCTGTTACGAAGCTTTATCTCGAATTCGTGATCCTGTTTATGGTTGTGTTGGTCATATCTTTGCTCTTCAACAACAG GCAGAGTTGGCATTTGTTCAAGCACACCTCTCAACACTAGAGCTCACATCTCATCAGCAGCATTCCTTGGTCTCTTCACCAACTCCATCTTCTGCACTGACAACCGTTCATGCATCATCAGACATGCTTTCATCTGAAACATCTAATATGTCAACACTGTTTACCTCTTATCAGTCACAACATCAGCAGTTGGATGGGATTCCGACAATGTTAGATACCAGGCGGTATTGCAGCCCACCAACTATTGCTGCTCAAAATCAGCAGCAACAAAACAATGTCGAAGGCGATGGAGAtcttcaaactcttgcaagagaatTTCTGTCTATATACTTCCCTGAATCAGCAAAACTTCAGACATCAAATGATTCAAATTCTTGGTAG
- the LOC113306962 gene encoding LOB domain-containing protein 19-like isoform X1, with protein sequence MMMSSGSSSSSSSSSNGGNGPCGACKFLRRKCVKGCIFAPYFDSEQGSTHFAAVHKIFGASNVSKLLLRLPAHKRVDAVVTICYEALSRIRDPVYGCVGHIFALQQQVVNLQAELAFVQAHLSTLELTSHQQHSLVSSPTPSSALTTVHASSDMLSSETSNMSTLFTSYQSQHQQLDGIPTMLDTRRYCSPPTIAAQNQQQQNNVEGDGDLQTLAREFLSIYFPESAKLQTSNDSNSW encoded by the exons atgatgaTGAGTAGTGGAAGCagtagtagtagcagcagcagcagcaatggaggtaatgggccatgtggtgcatgcaaatttTTAAGAAGGAAATGCGTAAAGGGGTGTATTTTTGCACCatattttgattccgaacaaggTTCAACACATTTTGCTGCAGTTCATAAGATATTTGGTGCAAGTAATGTTTCAAAGCTTTTGTTACGTTTGCCTGCTCATAAACGTGTTGATGCTGTTGTTACTATCTGTTACGAAGCTTTATCTCGAATTCGTGATCCTGTTTATGGTTGTGTTGGTCATATCTTTGCTCTTCAACAACAG GTGGTGAACTTGCAGGCAGAGTTGGCATTTGTTCAAGCACACCTCTCAACACTAGAGCTCACATCTCATCAGCAGCATTCCTTGGTCTCTTCACCAACTCCATCTTCTGCACTGACAACCGTTCATGCATCATCAGACATGCTTTCATCTGAAACATCTAATATGTCAACACTGTTTACCTCTTATCAGTCACAACATCAGCAGTTGGATGGGATTCCGACAATGTTAGATACCAGGCGGTATTGCAGCCCACCAACTATTGCTGCTCAAAATCAGCAGCAACAAAACAATGTCGAAGGCGATGGAGAtcttcaaactcttgcaagagaatTTCTGTCTATATACTTCCCTGAATCAGCAAAACTTCAGACATCAAATGATTCAAATTCTTGGTAG